CCCGCTTCTGGATGCGGCCTCCCTCGAGACGGTCCGGCGGGCGGCACCCCTCCCCCCCCTCCCGGGTTGGCTCCGGGTCCGCATCTCCTATGGCCTCGCGGATGCCCGCCCATGACCCCTGCGCGCCCGCAGCGGGTGACACTGCTCACACGACGACCCGCTTGCCATCTTCGGCCCAATCGGTGTCCAGGCCCTGGAGGCGCTGCAGCATGTCGTCACTCATGTGGGTCAGGATGAGCCTCCGGCATCCGAGCCGGCTCCGCTTCTCCGTGAGGGTGCGATAGTCCAGGTGGTACTTGATCTTCTTCTCGAAGACGTAGGCTTCGCAGATGAAGATGTCCGCGCCCCGCGCCGCCTCTACCAGCGTCTCCGTCCACTCCGTATCCCCGGAGTAGGCGATCACCCTCCCCCCACACGCGACCCGCAACGCGAACGACGGCGCCCCGCTCGGGTGGACGACGCCGTAGGGCGTTACCGCAATCGGCCCGAGGACGGTCTCCCTCCCCTCGGCCAGCTCGGTGAACTCCACGGCAAACTTCCGCTGGACGGAAGAGGAGCCGGGGAAAAGGACCTCCATGGCGTCCCGGACCCTCCCCTCAACTCCCGGCGGCCCGGCTACTACCAGCGGCCGCGTGCGGCGGCTGAACTGCGCGTCCAAGACGAGGAACGGGACGCCCCCGAAGTGATCGCCATGGAGGTGGGAGAGCAGGATGGTGTCCAGGAGGGAGGGGTCCACCCCGAACCGCCTCATGGCGATGAGGGAGGAGGCGCCGCAATCGATGAGGAACTGGGTCGCCTCAGCCCGCACCGCAAAGCAAGTCTGAAACCGGCCGCCGCTCCCGAACGCGTCCCCGGTTCCCAGGAAGAGGACCTCGACCTCACTCATGCGAACCCTCCTCTCGGCTCCCGAGAGGGCAGCCTTGACCCTTGCCCGGACCTGGCATCGGTGCTAGGCTTTCGCCGGCATGACGACTGTGCCCATTCCCATCCTGGAGTTCTCGGACTACCTCTGACCCTGGTGCTACCCTGCAGCGGTTCGGCTGCAGCGGCTCGCCGCGAAGCACCGGGGGAGGGTCCGCCTCACGCGGCGCGCCTTTTGCCTCCGGCCGCACCCCGACCCCACCGTCCGCTTCAAGGGGACCTACCGCGAGGCCGCCTGGCAGCGGGCCTCCGCCTCCGCCGCCGACGTGGGGATCACCTTCCGGATGTGGAGTCGGGAGGATTTCCCCACCACGAGCCTCCCGGCCCAGGAGGCGGCGAAGGCCGCCGCCCGCCTCGGCAACGACGCCTTCGAGACCGCCCACCTGGCCCTCTTCCGGGCCTTCTTCGAGGAAGGGGTGAACATCGGCAATCGGGAGGAGATCGTCGAAGTCATCCGCAGGGCCGGCCTGCCCCTCACGCGCTTCGTGGTCGAGTACGAGGCCCCGGGCCTCCGGGAGGCGGTCCTGGCCGAGTACTTCGACGCCGTCCACACGCACGGGATCTCAGCCATTCCGACCGTCATCATCGGGCCGGAGGCCCCCATCGTGGGAGCGGTTCCCCTGGCCGAGTACGAGCGGGTCCTGGGCAAGCACCTGCCCGCATGAGCGCCCCCCCGCCCCCGTTCAGTCGCCGGCGGCATCAGAGGAGCGGGATCCCGCCCGCATGAAGATCCCCGACGAACGCCCCCATCTGGAAGAGGTCCGGGAGTTCTACGCCGAGATCTCCTACGAGTACGACGGGCGGAAGGAAGCCTACTTTGTCAACCTGTTCCAGCTCTTCGCCCGCTGCCTGCGCGAGATCTTCCAGGAGAGGCGCTTCGGGGGTCCCTTCGACACGGTCCTGGATGCCGGGTGCGGCACCGGCAGCCAGGTGCTCTACGCCGCCAACTTCTGCCGCCGCGTCATCGGGGTGGACCTCACCCCCGAGGCGCTCCAGGTCACGGCCCGAAAGGTGCAGGCCCGGCGCCTCAGGAACGTGCGGCTGCTCGTGGGGGACGTCACCCACCTGAGCCTCCGGGACGAGAGCTGCGATTGCGTTCTTTCCCTCGGGGACGTGATCGGCCACATCCCCAACTACGAGGGGATGCTGGCCGAGGTGGCCCGGGTCTCCAAGCCCGGCGCGCTCTTCTGCTTCGAGTGCGAGAACAAGTGGTACCCGGGCCTCCTCTGGGACCGGAAGGAGCGGCGCGCGGCCCTCAAGGATCGGCGGAAGGGGCACCCCAGGGTCTGGGAGTTCCAGGGGAAGGCGCTGATCTTCAACTCCTTCGGGCGTGCCGAGATCATCGAGCTGCTGGCGAAGCACGGCTTCCAGATCCTGGACATCTACGGGTTCGACTTCTTCACCTACCTCTTCCCCATCCCCGAGAAGTACCAGTTCTCCGACCGCGACGGATGGCGGGAGAAGACGGTCCACGCCCTCGGGAAGGTGGACCTCGCCCTCACCCGGCACTTCCCCGTCAACCGGTTCGGCTACAGCGAGGTGATCTTCGCCCGGAAGGTCCTCTGACGTCGGCTACTCGCGGGCCGCGAGGAGGATGCCGGAGGCGATGACGGCTCCTCCCGCGAGAAAAGCTCCTCCGAGCCGCTCCCCCAGGAGGAGCCAGGCGAGGACCCCTCCGACCACGGGCTGGGCGAAGAAGAAGACCGCCACCACCCCGGCCGGGAGGGCTTCCAGTCCCTTGTACCAGAGATACCAGGCAAGGGCGGTGGAGGCCAGGCCGAGGTAGAGGATGGCGAAGAGGCCGCCGGCGGAGGGGAGGGGGACCGGCCGGCGGCTCACCTCCCAAAGGAGGATCGGGAGGAAAAACGGGAGGCTCCAGAGGCACGCGTAGGTCATGGCAGGCAGGGCCCCATACCGGGCGACCAGGGGTTTCCCGAGCACCGTGACGAGCGCCCACGCCGCGGCCGCCGCGAGCAGCAGGAGGCTCCCCCAGATCGTCCCCCCCGCGAACAGCTCTTCCAGTCCCGTCTGCCCCGCCACCACCACGACCACCCCGGCAAAGGCCAGGATCGTCCCCCCTACCGTCCGCAGCGACGGCACCTCCCGCAGGAGCAGCCAGGCCAGGAGGACCACGAAGGCCGGCGTGGTCGTCGTGAGGAGCGCCCCCTCCGCCGCCGTGGCCAGGTCGGTCCCCACGAACTGGGTCACGATGGTGCCGCAGACAACTCCCCCCAGGCGGATGAAGCGGCCCCGGTCGTCTGCGGCGTAACCCAGCCGCCCGGCCCTCCAGATGAGCAACCAGCAGGCGAGGCCGCCGAGGGCCATCCGCGCGAGCCCCAGGGCGACGGGCGGCAGCTCGGCGAAGGACCACTTGCTCACGACGTACATGCCGCCCCAGATGGCGGCGGCGAGCAGGGGGAAGAGGGTGTGGACCCTGAAGGCGCGGGGAGCGGCGAGGGCAGGCGCGACGGGGGCAGGGGAGATCATGGCCGCCCATCATAAGGACGGCCCCCGGCCTTTGCAACGGGGATCTCCCCGCAGCGGAGTCGGGCGGGGGATCGGCAGCGGTCGTCTGGGGCGGAGGCTTCGTGCCCCCGGGGGCCGGTTCGAGCCCCCGGGGGCGGGGGACCCACTTACTCCGCGCGGACCTGTTGCTCGATCTCCTGGGCCTCGTCGTCAGAGAGGCCCAGACTTGTCTTCTGCTGGTCCAGGGCCTGCCGATCCTGCTCGCTGATGCTCTTGTCCTGCTGCATCGCGATCTTGACCGCATCCCGGTAGGCCTGCTTGGCTTCCTCCGGCGCGGCCAGGGCGGGGGCGGCGGTCAGGAAAGCGGCAAGGAAAAATGGGAGGACGACACGGGTC
The Candidatus Methylomirabilis sp. DNA segment above includes these coding regions:
- a CDS encoding MBL fold metallo-hydrolase yields the protein MSEVEVLFLGTGDAFGSGGRFQTCFAVRAEATQFLIDCGASSLIAMRRFGVDPSLLDTILLSHLHGDHFGGVPFLVLDAQFSRRTRPLVVAGPPGVEGRVRDAMEVLFPGSSSVQRKFAVEFTELAEGRETVLGPIAVTPYGVVHPSGAPSFALRVACGGRVIAYSGDTEWTETLVEAARGADIFICEAYVFEKKIKYHLDYRTLTEKRSRLGCRRLILTHMSDDMLQRLQGLDTDWAEDGKRVVV
- a CDS encoding methyltransferase domain-containing protein; the encoded protein is MKIPDERPHLEEVREFYAEISYEYDGRKEAYFVNLFQLFARCLREIFQERRFGGPFDTVLDAGCGTGSQVLYAANFCRRVIGVDLTPEALQVTARKVQARRLRNVRLLVGDVTHLSLRDESCDCVLSLGDVIGHIPNYEGMLAEVARVSKPGALFCFECENKWYPGLLWDRKERRAALKDRRKGHPRVWEFQGKALIFNSFGRAEIIELLAKHGFQILDIYGFDFFTYLFPIPEKYQFSDRDGWREKTVHALGKVDLALTRHFPVNRFGYSEVIFARKVL
- a CDS encoding DMT family transporter, whose translation is MISPAPVAPALAAPRAFRVHTLFPLLAAAIWGGMYVVSKWSFAELPPVALGLARMALGGLACWLLIWRAGRLGYAADDRGRFIRLGGVVCGTIVTQFVGTDLATAAEGALLTTTTPAFVVLLAWLLLREVPSLRTVGGTILAFAGVVVVVAGQTGLEELFAGGTIWGSLLLLAAAAAWALVTVLGKPLVARYGALPAMTYACLWSLPFFLPILLWEVSRRPVPLPSAGGLFAILYLGLASTALAWYLWYKGLEALPAGVVAVFFFAQPVVGGVLAWLLLGERLGGAFLAGGAVIASGILLAARE